GCGGCCCCCACAGGCTCTGCCCTCGAATCTCCTTTAACCAAAGTTGTTTGCCTAAACTTGTATCTCTTGTCTGACTCAAGTCCTGGTATCAGCTGATTCCCATCGATCAAAAGATGAGCCTCTGATATACCCATCTTTTCAGCGAGATCTATTACTGCCCTCTTCATAGCCAGCAAAGATGCCTGTAAGATATTGATCTGACTTATTTCATCGACACTAGCAAAACCAAGACCTACAAAATGATCCTGATAAATCTGCTTCGCATACTGCTCACGCCGAGAAGCGGACAGCTTCTTGGAATCTGTATAATGTCGCCAGGGATTGGCCTGATTGATAACGACAGCTCCCGCACAGACGGGACCTGCCAGACAACCTCTCCCCACTTCATCGACCCCAACTAACGGAAGACTGGGATCAAGCTTACACCAGTCAAATTTCATTTATCGATAGATTTAGCCTTCGAGGTTTTACCGGCAGCCTTGGCTGAATCTTGTTCAGAAATCGCCTCGGATGTCAGACGAGCGGCACGGCCTTTCAGTGTTCGAAGATAAAAGAGACGTGAACGCCGCACCTTGCCACGACTCACCAATTCTACCTTTTCGATCGCCGGACTGAGAAATGGGAATGTTCTTTCAACTCCTACTCCTGCCGAGATCTTGCGAACTGTAAATGCCCGCCCAGCACCACTGCCCTGGATTTTGAGTACGACTCCAGTGTAAATCTGGACTCTCTCTTTTTCTCCCTCTTTCACTCGAACGTGCACATTCAAGGTATCACCAGGCGTAAAGCGAGGTAAGTCCTTCGTTTTTGCCCGACCTACAGTTACTTGTTGTACGATATCCATACGCTCACTCCACGATTTTTAAGAAGGGCCAGGACTACCATGTCGCCAGAAGCCGGTCAAGACAGATACTTACCGCCGAACGGACTGATAAATGGCGAAATTGGTCCAATGAAGGCCCTCGAATAGGCTCTAAAAGTCGATCGCACCTCTCGAGGAGGTCTTCTGTCAGCCCGTAGCCCGTGCCAAACAGAAGTAAGTAAGGGACTCCGGGACGAGACATCATTTCCTCCCGTAACTCGCGAAAACTAACTCGAGCCACCCCTGGATAATCGCGGGCCGCTGTTGCGACGACAATTGGCGGCTCAGAAAACCCTGCTATCAAGTCTTCTAAAGTCTCGCACAACTCGACTCGCTCTAGAGCGCGCCCCCGACTGGCATTGAATCTCGATCCGTATCCGACCCTCCAGTGATTCAAAATCCGGCTCACAAACATGAGCTGTTCCCGCTGCCGGTGAACAATAAAATACTTGTTAACACCATAGGTGCAAGACACGCGGGCGATGTCATGAATATCGAAATTGGTTACACTGGTCGCAATGACCTTTCCCGTTTTGTCTCTCACAGGCCAGTGAATTAAAGCCACCGACACATCGATCTGCTGCTCATGCGGAACCCCGCTCTCCATTCTTACTTTCTCCCACTCATGAGGCATAAATACCTCTCATAAATTATTTGATCTGTGCCGTCTAACTCATTAAAGAATCTGTCTTATTTTCAGCAATTTGCCTCACCGTGTTCGCCGCAAGGCCAAGTGATTTGAGCTCTCTTTCCGGTAGAGCACACAAACGTCGTGCGGCCTCCACCACGCTCATCTCCAACACACCCAGTTGCTTTAATAAATCAGGCCGCAATATTTTTGTCCGCACCAAAGAAACATCCTGGCGAAAGGCCTCCATGCGCACATGGTGCCCTGAAAGCAGAATTTCCGGAACTGGAAGATCCATGAATACCCGTGGTCGAGTCAAGAGCGGACATTCAAGAAGCCCTTCAGCAAAAGTCTCCAAATGAGTACTGAGCGGATTGCCCAAAACCTCCGGCAATAAACGAACAACAGAATCCATGATGACCAAAGAGCCAAGTTCTCCGCCACTCAAGATGTAGTCCCCAATAGATATTTCTTCATCAACAAAGGATTCAATAAATCTCTGATCGATTCCCCCGTATCGCCCACAGACGAGAGTCACCGGCCCCTGATCGTCAGCCCATTCCCTCGCCAACCGATCGCTCCAAGGCCTCCCTTGAGGAGAAAGGAAGACCACCTTTCCCTTTCCTTCGCCCAGACTCGCTAGCGCTTGCGAAAATGGCTCCGCAAGAAAGACCATGCCATCACCCCCGCCATAGGGTCGATCATCAACCGTTTTGTGGAGATCAAAGGTGAAGTCGCGAGGGTTCACCAAATTTAACTGGGCCTTGCCATTTTTAAAGGCCTGACCGACCAGACCTTCCTGAAGAGATTGGCTGATCATGTTGGGAAAAATAGTCAATATATTGAATATCTTAGACATGATTTCTCATCTCAATCCTCGGTCAATCCAGGAGGAAGAATCATGACGATTTCCGATTTTTCAAAGTGGATTTTGCTAACAAATTCAGGAATCAATGGAATTAAAATTTCCCGTTCGTCATCGCCCTTCTTAGCCCTAACAACCAGAAGATCCTGAACTCCATTGCTTGAAAATCCGACAATCTGACCAAGCTCTGTCCCATCGGCAAAAAGCACTTTAAAGCCTTCGATTTCTGACAGAAAAATTGAGTCGCCAGGCTTAGAAATCAAAAACTCCTCTGGGACATACAATTCACAGCCCTTCAGCGCCTCAGCCTCGTTGCGATTTTGAATTTGCGGGGAACTCGCAATAAATCCATTCTTATGAAGACGCGCCGATCTAAGATCAAGAGTCATCCAACCGTCTCCCTCTGATCGAATCCCATGAATAGTCAGCTCTTTCAATTGATCAAGCCAAGGAGCCTCACCAGAAAATACAATAAAAAAAATCTCACCACGAATACCGTGTGCGTCCTTCACCTTTCCTATTTTTCTCAACCCCTTTTGTCTGGCCTGAGAATCAATTTCTTGCTGGCTCGAAGAAGGCATAGTCTCCCTTAATATGAGTATCTCCTAATACAGATCTCCACTTTTTTTTTCGCCAGAGCGAAAAAAAAAGGGCTGTGGTTGACCACAGCCCTATCAAAAACCACTATTTCGAAATTCCTATTCAACAATCTCCAAAACACTTCGCTTCTGAAGCTTGGTGCTCGCGGCATTAAGAATTGTCCGCATGGACCGAGCTGTCCGTCCCTGCTTACCAATCACCTTGCCAAGGTCTTCCTTCGCAACTTTGAGCTCAACGACTGTCGTTTGCTCCCCAACAATTTCATTCACTTCAACATCATCTGGCTTGTCAACTAGGCTCTTCGCCATAAACTCGACAAGATCTCTTAGACTCGAATGGTCCATCCAATCACCTCACTGCTTCAAGATCAGAGTCATTACCCACTTTCGACAGTTTAGCCGAGGGTGTGATAAAACGTAATATTAATTTTTAATTTGGCTAGCTTGAGCCTTTTTAATCAGACTCTTGACCCTCAACGTAGGTTGAGCGCCCTTGGCAACCCATGCCTGTACCTTACTCAGGTCCAGTTCCAAGCCCTTTTCGGCACCCGATGGGTTTGGATTATAGCTACCTAAAACCTCAACAAAGCGCCCTCCCTTTGATCGTCGCTGATCAGCAACGGTAATACGGTATTTAGGGGCTCTTTTTGCTCCAACTCGATTCAATCGAATCACTACCATTTAAACTCACTCCTTCTCACAGTTTTCAAATCCATCTGCAATCTAAGTCCTAGACGTCTACTATTTTTGCATCTCTTGCGCAAGGGCAAAGACTGAAAAGAGCGGGGAAGACCAATAGCCCGCGATTCCTCGGTTAAATTCAAAATGGAAAGCCCATTCCCTTGCCTCCGAGGCCTCCACGACCAAGCCCCATTTTCATCATTTGAGACATCATTTTCTGGGCCCCTTCGAACTGCTTCACGAACTTGTTGACGTCAGAGACCTCAGTTCCCGACCCCCTCGCAATTCTCAATCTCCTTGATCCGTTCAGTATACGATGATTGTCGCGCTCCGCCGGAGTCATAGAACGAATGATAGCTTCAATTTTTTTCATTTCCTTGTCGGGAGGAGTCATATCCTTCATTTTTTTCATCATTTGTCCCATCCCAGGGATCATTTTCATGAGACCCTCCATGGACCCCATTTTTTTCAACATTTGAATCTGCTGCAAAAAATCATTCATCGTAAATTTATTCGAAGCCATTTTCTTTGCAGATTCCATGGCCGTTTTTTCATCGATCACATCTTGAGCTTTTTCAACCAAAGACAGGACATCACCCATGTCAAGTATTCGGCTAGCCAGACGATCGGGATGGAAAATCTCCAGTCCCGACACTTTTTCTCCAACGCCTAGAAACTTGATAGGAACGCCCGTTGCCTGTCGGATGCTGAGCGCAGCCCCGCCTCTGGCATCTCCATCCACTTTCGTTAGAACGAGACCCGAGATTCCCAATCGCTGCTGAAAACCCTCGGCCACGTTGACGGATTGTTGGCCCAACATCGCATCGGCCACAAGCAATATCTCCTTGGGCTCCCATATGCCTTTTAGCCTCTCCAACTCACTCATCAGTGCATCATCAATCTGGAGACGACCCGCTGTATCGACAATGACCACATCAATCATCTCGTCCCGCGCCCAGGATTTGGACTCCGAAAGAATGACCTCAGGCTTCATGTTCTCTTGAGAAGGAAAAACAGGAATATTATTCTGCTTTCCCAGAGTCTTTAACTGCTCAATGGCCGCAGGCCGATATATGTCTGCTGGAACCATACCTGGTTTTTTACCAAACTTCTGACGCACGTGGAGGGCTAGTTTTGCGGCCGTGGTGGTCTTCCCTGCTCCTTGAAGTCCCACGAGAAAGATCACAGCGGGAGTGCCACGAATATCCAGATCAACGACTTCTTCTCCCAGTACATGAATTAGCTCATCATGCACAATCTTAACGAATTGCTGGCCCGCCGAAAGACTGGTCAAGACGTTCTGTCCCAATGCCTTTTCTTTTACCCGATCAATAAAACTCTTCACCACTTTGAAATTCACGTCTGCCTCCAGCAGACTCATTCGGATTTCCTTTACCGTGTCCTCAATGTTTCGCTCCGTAATTCGACCCTGACCACGAATTTTTTTCAGGCTGCCTAAGAGCTTATCCGACAAGTTATCAAACATGGCTTTCCCATCTGCCTCTAAAAAAGGCGATACTCAGTTCCCCAGTCATCTTTTCTTTACAAGCTTTTCGCTCTTTTATCTTTAGTTTTTTATTCTACCAACGAATAAATGAACCCCGATGCAAACTTATGACGGCAATAACATAAGTGATCGCAAAGAACCCAAACGCAACCACCGCTGCCTCGGCGACAGGAACATCCGAAACTCCTAAAATTCCGTGTCTGACTCCGTTAAT
Above is a genomic segment from Bdellovibrionales bacterium containing:
- a CDS encoding ribonuclease HII — protein: MKFDWCKLDPSLPLVGVDEVGRGCLAGPVCAGAVVINQANPWRHYTDSKKLSASRREQYAKQIYQDHFVGLGFASVDEISQINILQASLLAMKRAVIDLAEKMGISEAHLLIDGNQLIPGLESDKRYKFRQTTLVKGDSRAEPVGAASIFAKVARDRLLVEFASQYPGYGFEDHKGYATAAHRESIARLGPCSIHRRTFAGVREYWTDPAP
- the rplS gene encoding 50S ribosomal protein L19; protein product: MDIVQQVTVGRAKTKDLPRFTPGDTLNVHVRVKEGEKERVQIYTGVVLKIQGSGAGRAFTVRKISAGVGVERTFPFLSPAIEKVELVSRGKVRRSRLFYLRTLKGRAARLTSEAISEQDSAKAAGKTSKAKSIDK
- a CDS encoding RNA methyltransferase, with protein sequence MESGVPHEQQIDVSVALIHWPVRDKTGKVIATSVTNFDIHDIARVSCTYGVNKYFIVHRQREQLMFVSRILNHWRVGYGSRFNASRGRALERVELCETLEDLIAGFSEPPIVVATAARDYPGVARVSFRELREEMMSRPGVPYLLLFGTGYGLTEDLLERCDRLLEPIRGPSLDQFRHLSVRSAVSICLDRLLATW
- the trmD gene encoding tRNA (guanosine(37)-N1)-methyltransferase TrmD, which encodes MSKIFNILTIFPNMISQSLQEGLVGQAFKNGKAQLNLVNPRDFTFDLHKTVDDRPYGGGDGMVFLAEPFSQALASLGEGKGKVVFLSPQGRPWSDRLAREWADDQGPVTLVCGRYGGIDQRFIESFVDEEISIGDYILSGGELGSLVIMDSVVRLLPEVLGNPLSTHLETFAEGLLECPLLTRPRVFMDLPVPEILLSGHHVRMEAFRQDVSLVRTKILRPDLLKQLGVLEMSVVEAARRLCALPERELKSLGLAANTVRQIAENKTDSLMS
- the rimM gene encoding 16S rRNA processing protein RimM gives rise to the protein MPSSSQQEIDSQARQKGLRKIGKVKDAHGIRGEIFFIVFSGEAPWLDQLKELTIHGIRSEGDGWMTLDLRSARLHKNGFIASSPQIQNRNEAEALKGCELYVPEEFLISKPGDSIFLSEIEGFKVLFADGTELGQIVGFSSNGVQDLLVVRAKKGDDEREILIPLIPEFVSKIHFEKSEIVMILPPGLTED
- a CDS encoding KH domain-containing protein, which produces MDHSSLRDLVEFMAKSLVDKPDDVEVNEIVGEQTTVVELKVAKEDLGKVIGKQGRTARSMRTILNAASTKLQKRSVLEIVE
- the rpsP gene encoding 30S ribosomal protein S16, which gives rise to MVVIRLNRVGAKRAPKYRITVADQRRSKGGRFVEVLGSYNPNPSGAEKGLELDLSKVQAWVAKGAQPTLRVKSLIKKAQASQIKN
- the ffh gene encoding signal recognition particle protein encodes the protein MFDNLSDKLLGSLKKIRGQGRITERNIEDTVKEIRMSLLEADVNFKVVKSFIDRVKEKALGQNVLTSLSAGQQFVKIVHDELIHVLGEEVVDLDIRGTPAVIFLVGLQGAGKTTTAAKLALHVRQKFGKKPGMVPADIYRPAAIEQLKTLGKQNNIPVFPSQENMKPEVILSESKSWARDEMIDVVIVDTAGRLQIDDALMSELERLKGIWEPKEILLVADAMLGQQSVNVAEGFQQRLGISGLVLTKVDGDARGGAALSIRQATGVPIKFLGVGEKVSGLEIFHPDRLASRILDMGDVLSLVEKAQDVIDEKTAMESAKKMASNKFTMNDFLQQIQMLKKMGSMEGLMKMIPGMGQMMKKMKDMTPPDKEMKKIEAIIRSMTPAERDNHRILNGSRRLRIARGSGTEVSDVNKFVKQFEGAQKMMSQMMKMGLGRGGLGGKGMGFPF